The Alcaligenes faecalis sequence TGCACAATTGCTCTACAATTAATTTCTGGTAAGTCCTATGCCATAACGAATTTATCGATGCCGGTCTGTTTGCATCAATTCAGTCCCGATTTTGATAAGCGTGTTAAAGACCTGCCTTAGTGGGTTACACAATGATCCGCGCCACTCCTCCTCACTTTTTGTTAACGTCATTGACGCTGGAGTAATCATGTCCTCCCCCGAAGATGTTCTGAAGATCATTGCCGAACGCGAAATCACGTTTGTCGATTTCCGCTTTACTGATACCCTGGGCCGCGAGCACCACTTGACCACCCCCGCACACGCGGTGGACGAGGATCGCTTTGAGTCGGGTGTCGCTTTTGACGGTTCTTCCTTGCCTGGCTGGAAAGGAATTGAAGCCTCGGACATGTTGCTCATCCCGGACGCCAAAACCGCCCGTATGGACCCGTTCCGTGAAGAGCCCACCCTGATTCTGACCTGCGATGTGGTCGAGCCTTCCGATTTGAAAGGTTACGACCGCGACCCACGTTCGTTGGCCAAACGTGCTGAAGCCTACCTGCGCTCCAGTGGTTTGGGCGATACCGCGTACTTTGGTCCCGAGCCAGAGTTCTTCGTGTTCGACGGTATTACCTGGAACGACGACATGTCAGGCAGCTTCGTGAAGATTCGTTCCGAAGAAGCCCCCTGGTCGCGCGGTCTGGAACTCAATGGCAACAACCTGGGGCACCGTCCTGGCGTCAAAGGCGGCTACGTTCCTGTGTCGCCCACAGATTCGTTTGCAGACCTGCGCTCCGAAATGTGTTTGCTGCTGGAACAACAGGGCGTTCCTGTTGAAATCCATCACCACGAAGTGGCAGCCCCCGGCCAGTTGGAAATCGGTACTCGCTTCTCGACCCTGGTCGAACGTGCAGACTGGAACCAGATCCTGAAATACACCGTCCACAACGTGGCGCATGTGTATGGCAAAACAGCCACTTTCATGCCCAAGCCTGTCGTCGGTGACAACGGCTCTGGCATGCACGTACACCAGTCCATCTGGAAAGACGGCCAGAACTTGTTTGCCGGTAACGAATACGCCGGTCTGTCCGAGTTCGCCTTGTTCTACATTGGCGGCATCATCAAGCACGCCCGTGCCCTGAACGCCATCACCAACCCCTCAACCAACTCCTACAAGCGTCTGGTTCCGCACTTTGAAGCTCCGGTCAAGCTGGCATACTCCGCCCGTAACCGTTCGGCCTCGATCCGCATTCCTTACGTCAGCAACCCCAAGGCACGTCGTGTGGAGGCCCGCTTCCCCGATCCAATGGCCAACCCTTACCTGGCTTTCTCGGCCTTGATGATGGCCGGCCTGGACGGTGTGCAAAACAAGATTCACCCCGGTGATGCCGCCGACAAGAACTTGTATGATCTGCCACCCGAAGAGGATGCAAAAATCCCAACCGTTTGTGTGTCACTGGAACAAGCGATCGAGTCCCTGGACAAAGATCGCGAATTCCTGACTCGTGGCGGTGTGTTCAGCAATGAAATGCTGGACGCCTACATCGAGCTGAAACAAGCCGAAATCACTCGTTTGCGCATGGTGCCGCATCCGGTTGAGTTCGACCTGTACTACGGCCTTTAAGATGGAAGGCGCTGGCTTTGGCCAGTACGAACAAAAGGAGCGGCTTTCGGGCCGCTCTTTTTATAGGCTTACCATACCTCGTTATTCCTCTGTCGCCGCAAGGACGCTGCCAACTTGTACTTGCAACTCGTACTTAGACAATCAACCATACACAATCTATAAATCACTATCGTCATGGAAGTAGAGATGGACCTGGTTTTTCAATGGAAACGGCTGGACGATCTGTCCACGCGGGAAATGTACGCAATCATCCAGGCTCGCGAAGCGGTGTTTGTGGTGGAGCAACAGTGCGCCTACCAGGACGTGGACGGCCTGGATCTGAATTCCTGGCATTTGTCAGTGTTCAACGACAATGAGTTGGCGGCCTATGCCCGCGTCGTCGCGC is a genomic window containing:
- the glnA gene encoding type I glutamate--ammonia ligase, whose amino-acid sequence is MSSPEDVLKIIAEREITFVDFRFTDTLGREHHLTTPAHAVDEDRFESGVAFDGSSLPGWKGIEASDMLLIPDAKTARMDPFREEPTLILTCDVVEPSDLKGYDRDPRSLAKRAEAYLRSSGLGDTAYFGPEPEFFVFDGITWNDDMSGSFVKIRSEEAPWSRGLELNGNNLGHRPGVKGGYVPVSPTDSFADLRSEMCLLLEQQGVPVEIHHHEVAAPGQLEIGTRFSTLVERADWNQILKYTVHNVAHVYGKTATFMPKPVVGDNGSGMHVHQSIWKDGQNLFAGNEYAGLSEFALFYIGGIIKHARALNAITNPSTNSYKRLVPHFEAPVKLAYSARNRSASIRIPYVSNPKARRVEARFPDPMANPYLAFSALMMAGLDGVQNKIHPGDAADKNLYDLPPEEDAKIPTVCVSLEQAIESLDKDREFLTRGGVFSNEMLDAYIELKQAEITRLRMVPHPVEFDLYYGL